The following are encoded together in the Kribbella sp. CA-293567 genome:
- a CDS encoding non-ribosomal peptide synthetase has protein sequence MGSSEVTPAQEAMYLAQELAPDEPNNVAVVWEVDGALDPERLTVALRRAVAEAKPLTVNFVRDDTQVRQVVRQAGDWSPFFADTSTEQDPLGAAHDFVAGQVGRPFDLAGELLLRMGAVRVSSSRSLVVLVFHHIVTDAFGLINLLSQRISEIYTALSTGGPVTDQPVVEATVALSKDQAYRASARFAQDESFWVSYVARDSAPAQLPTGVLPPPHAATTDTEVTIWDDLSQPLGMASATRAVRAEVVARWAEAAKAASTSVPELLVAAAAAFVGKLTDRTRPLLSFTANNRIGATRRAPGLLSNILPLRVALPRGCNLAGLAASIVDERRSLLRHATHQLSLIQRATGQAGSGRSPFGPIVNVIPQVEELRFGDARARFAGGVFGALDEVMISTYGDGSPDSDLYVRFDAPATLYSGSDVRALADRFAAFLDVAMADPSAELVSPADAEREAILSVSRGPQAARSDLSLTGLLERQAGESPDAVAVRFEGASLTYQELSERSGRLARLLAERGAGPEKFVAVAVPRSLELVVALVAILKAGAAYVPVDPDYPEARIEMMLADADPALVLTSAAVAGQLPSGTAERLVVDELDLDGGPQLCLPTEAAHPAYMIYTSGSTGRPKGVVVSHAAIVNRLLWMQDRYGLDASDRVLQKTSSSFDVSVWEFFWPLITGAGLVVAKPDGQRDPSYLAGLIQREQVTTLHFVPSMLAEFVRLADPEPLSGLRRVICSGEALPPELAERFRQVLGHVPLHNLYGPTEAAVDVTSWECVPEATVVPIGKPIWNTQLYVLDSSLQLVAPGAVGDLYIAGDGLARGYRDRAGLTAERFVPCPYGAPGTRMYRTGDRARWNGEGELEFAGRADEQVKIRGFRVEPAEIEATLSQHGGVAQVAVVARDTGGAEGGTQLVAYVVPVAAGGIGNADGDLDFSAGLTAGDLRAFLTARVPSHLVPAAFVFLDRLPLSGSGKLDRSALPKPEFGGGPFRAPRTDDEHALAEVFAEVLGMTRIGLDSDFFAIGGDSIRAIQVVSGARARGLVVTPRDVFERRTVAALAEAVAQQTEAPVLEELEGGGVGRMPLPPMAQLIAERGPGLGKLAQWLVLEVPAELTVDTLAVALGNLMDHHDVLRARLDADGLVVGPAGSIDAARLLTQVQWEGDWSSPAWQDRLESEATNAVRRIDATQGSLLQAVLFNSPGTASARLLLAAHHLIIDGVSWRVLLPDLVTSWQAARSGVEPSLPAVTTSLRRWLHALADEAADPDRVAELSHWTDLLDQPTEVIGNRPLDPAVDLTRTAKTVRVELPAGLTAELLDKVTAAYHCGVDEVLLTALALALRVKADATRSTGTPVVRLEGHGREESLAPGADLSRTVGWFTTLHPVRLDVAQVDLRGAMSGGQAAAAALMAVKEQLRSVPEKGIGYSLLRFANPETAVVLSRRPADEIGFNYLGRFSWEGWALAPERPELVAAPAAEMPLLSSLELNAVVGQGSDGEQLVGLFTFATGVLAEDEVEELAGSWCAALQSLATNVDNGGSGLTPSDVPMVNVTQPELNGWQERYGRLADVWPLTPLQSGLLFHAMLAGTTFDAYQTQFVFRLAGRVDPALMRDAAQSLLDRHPNLRVAFVPTLTGDKVQVPVDELQVPWQHVDLTGVAGSEVEFDRILAEERATHFDPAAPPLLRFTLVTLEPDRAELVLTAHHVLFDGWSLPLIMQELMRLYAAGSDVAAVPRKRSYRDFLQWLSRYDRDAGARAWAAELGSVQEPTLLSAAISTPAGENRSSGVGQVDLALSAEDSGLLSQRAAEAGVTLNTVVQVAWALVMAELTGRQEVLFGTTVSGRPADLDRVDAMIGLFINTVPVRIDCTPGATVAGLLATVQNSQASLLDHNHYGLGDIQRASGLSTLFDTLVVFESFPVDRAGLTEATSSAGIAVTGIRPYAATHYAATVLAAAEPHLRLSLQYQPDVLDESAAERLADRLTRVLRQLAVDPSTTVRQIDVLTEDERDGLVRTLNQTAVDLPEVTVPDLLAEQARNTPELVAVEAEGRTLTYRELHQKANVLAHQLIRRGVGPDAVVAVALPRTVDLLVGLLGVVKAGAAYLPVDPNYPSERVATALASARPLFVVTDADTDGLVPVADIPRLYLEDVLTTPDARSDEPTDADRGRPLRPDNLAYVLTTSGTTGIPKGVAVTQRVLVNAVLRMRDYLAEPPGSKLLSGTSVGFDISVWELFATLCSGGCVELVRDVLVVGERDHWQGGVISTVPSAFAELVDQVGERLQVGTVVLGGETLTNALIERARAVLPDVRIINTYGPSETFYTTAFTLEAGRSWTQGASLPIGGPLGNMQLYLLGPGLKPVPPGTLGELYAAGAGVARGYYGRPGLTAERFVPNPFGAPGERMYRTGDKARWSADGELEFVGRVDHQLKLRGFRIEPAEIEYALAAHPTVRQAVVVAREDQPGDLRLVAYVTPETEDDQPVAEELRTFVGGRLPAYMVPAAVVVLTALPLTPNGKLDRSALPRPEFGGGVYRAPGTPQEEVLCGLFADVLGVERVGVDDDFFALGGHSLLATRLVARARAVLGVEIPIRTVFSEPTVAGLAAQLTGSTGARLELRRAVRPEPLPLSYAQQRLWFIDRFDGPSSTYNIPQVLRLRGRLDAVALRASLQDVVARHEALRTVFGESDGRPHQTVIPPEEAELFWEDRGFVEPAAVAEVVSGVAGYQFDLSADLPLRTTLLRSGPEDFVLVLVLHHIAGDGGSMAPLARDLSAAYRARTAGDAPGWPELHVQYADYALWQRQLLGEESDPRSLQSVQAAYWRDELEGVPQPLALPTDRPRPVASSFRGGIVDFALPPELLTGVEELARARGVTVSMVFQAALAVLLHRMGGGDDLTIGSPIAGRTDDALNDLIGFFVNTWVLRVRPRPDRGFDGLLDEVRGQALAAYDNQDVPFERLVELLRPERSTAHHPLFQVMFAWQNNVRPDLELPGLDVSIEPVTTGTAKFDLFFNLAPDSTGRSVAGGIEYATDLFDRSTVEEIAARFVRVVEQVVSDPLQRVGAVDVLSTGERDLLLNGLNDTTTAVEPATVTTLFERRVRETPDAPAVSCGDRTTSYGELNRRANRLARWLAAQGVGPESRIAVLLPRSTDLVVALLAILKAGGSYVPVDPDYPAARVEFVVSDCAPVLVLDEERLAAADLAAYGEDDLLVPVAMANTAYTIYTSGSTGTPKGVVIEHGALVNFLSSMQDKFSLSAGDRLLAVTTVAFDIAGLELFLPLLAGASVVLAGKEQVSQPAVVLDLIERAQVTIMQATPSLWQMLVTEDPARLAGLRVLTGGEALPAALAETVCKQAAKVTNLYGPTETTIWSTVAEVVPGTAPTIGRPIGNTQVFVLDASLQPVPAGAPGDLWIAGDGVARGYHGRPGLTAERFVANPFGEPGSRMYRTGDTARWNSANELEFVGRTDHQLKVRGFRIEPAEIEAALTDHPAVHQAVVVAREDQPGDVRLVAYVTRTGDGTPATDELRASVGARLPAYMIPAAVMVLAELPLTPNGKLDRSALPRPEFVGGAYRAPGTPLEQQLCALFADVLGIERIGVDDDFFALGGHSLLATRLVARARTVVGIEIPIRTVFAAPTVAGLAQRCKDLTAPVRKPLRRMTER, from the coding sequence ATGGGTTCTTCGGAGGTCACGCCGGCGCAGGAGGCCATGTACCTGGCGCAGGAGCTGGCTCCGGACGAGCCGAACAACGTCGCCGTGGTGTGGGAAGTGGACGGCGCTCTGGATCCCGAGCGGCTGACGGTCGCACTGCGCCGCGCGGTGGCCGAGGCCAAACCCTTGACGGTCAACTTCGTGCGCGACGACACCCAGGTCCGCCAGGTCGTCAGGCAGGCCGGCGACTGGTCGCCGTTCTTCGCCGACACGAGCACCGAACAGGATCCGCTCGGCGCGGCCCACGACTTCGTCGCGGGGCAGGTCGGCCGGCCGTTCGACCTGGCCGGGGAGTTGCTGCTGCGGATGGGTGCCGTCCGAGTGAGCAGCTCCAGGTCTCTCGTGGTGCTGGTCTTCCACCACATCGTCACCGACGCCTTCGGACTGATCAATCTGCTGTCGCAACGCATCTCGGAGATCTACACCGCGTTGTCGACCGGCGGACCGGTGACCGACCAGCCGGTGGTCGAAGCGACAGTTGCCTTGAGCAAGGACCAGGCCTACCGGGCCTCGGCGCGGTTCGCGCAGGACGAGTCGTTCTGGGTCTCCTACGTCGCGCGGGACTCCGCGCCGGCGCAGCTACCGACCGGCGTACTTCCTCCTCCCCACGCCGCCACGACGGACACTGAGGTCACCATCTGGGACGACCTGTCACAACCGCTCGGGATGGCCAGCGCCACCCGCGCCGTCCGGGCCGAGGTGGTCGCTCGATGGGCTGAAGCAGCGAAGGCGGCGAGCACCTCGGTGCCCGAGCTGCTGGTCGCCGCGGCCGCGGCCTTCGTCGGGAAGCTGACCGACCGCACCCGGCCTTTGCTCTCTTTCACCGCGAACAACCGGATCGGTGCGACCAGGCGGGCGCCCGGTCTGCTGTCGAACATTCTTCCGCTGCGGGTCGCGTTGCCGCGCGGCTGCAACCTGGCGGGACTGGCTGCCTCGATCGTCGACGAGCGCCGGTCGCTGCTCCGGCACGCCACCCATCAGCTCTCGCTGATCCAGCGCGCGACCGGGCAGGCGGGCTCCGGCCGGAGCCCCTTCGGCCCGATCGTCAACGTCATCCCGCAGGTCGAGGAACTCCGGTTCGGTGACGCCCGGGCCCGCTTCGCCGGCGGTGTCTTCGGCGCGCTCGACGAGGTGATGATCTCGACCTACGGCGACGGCAGTCCCGACAGCGATCTGTACGTCCGCTTCGACGCTCCTGCCACGCTCTACTCCGGCAGCGACGTCCGCGCGCTGGCCGACAGGTTCGCCGCCTTCCTGGACGTCGCCATGGCCGATCCCAGCGCAGAGCTCGTGAGTCCTGCCGATGCCGAGCGGGAGGCGATCCTTTCCGTCTCCCGAGGTCCGCAGGCAGCTCGCTCCGATCTCAGCCTGACCGGTCTGCTCGAGCGCCAGGCGGGGGAGAGTCCGGACGCGGTCGCGGTCCGGTTCGAAGGTGCCTCACTGACCTACCAAGAGCTGAGCGAGCGCTCCGGTCGTCTCGCGCGACTCCTCGCCGAGCGCGGCGCGGGGCCGGAGAAGTTCGTCGCGGTGGCCGTCCCGCGGTCGCTGGAGCTGGTGGTCGCGCTGGTCGCGATCCTGAAGGCCGGCGCGGCGTACGTGCCGGTCGATCCGGACTATCCCGAGGCCCGGATCGAGATGATGCTGGCCGACGCCGACCCGGCCCTGGTGCTCACCTCGGCTGCGGTCGCCGGCCAGTTGCCGAGCGGTACCGCCGAACGGCTGGTCGTCGACGAGCTGGACCTGGACGGCGGACCGCAGCTGTGCCTGCCCACCGAGGCGGCGCACCCGGCGTACATGATCTACACCTCGGGATCGACCGGCCGGCCCAAGGGCGTCGTGGTCTCGCACGCCGCGATCGTGAACCGCCTGCTGTGGATGCAGGACCGGTACGGGCTGGACGCGTCGGACCGCGTTCTGCAGAAGACCTCGTCGTCCTTCGACGTGTCGGTGTGGGAGTTCTTCTGGCCGTTGATCACCGGCGCGGGGCTCGTCGTCGCCAAACCGGACGGGCAGCGCGACCCGTCGTACCTGGCCGGGCTGATCCAGCGTGAGCAGGTCACCACGCTGCACTTCGTGCCGTCCATGCTCGCGGAGTTCGTCCGGCTGGCGGACCCGGAGCCGCTCTCCGGCCTACGCCGGGTCATCTGCAGCGGGGAGGCCCTGCCGCCCGAGCTGGCCGAGCGTTTCCGTCAGGTGCTCGGTCACGTGCCGCTGCACAACCTCTACGGACCGACCGAGGCGGCCGTGGACGTCACCTCCTGGGAATGCGTGCCCGAGGCAACGGTCGTACCGATCGGGAAGCCGATCTGGAACACCCAGCTGTACGTTCTCGACAGCTCGCTGCAACTGGTTGCCCCCGGCGCTGTCGGCGACCTCTACATCGCCGGCGACGGGCTGGCCCGGGGGTACCGCGATCGTGCGGGGCTGACGGCAGAGCGGTTCGTCCCCTGCCCGTACGGCGCGCCGGGCACGCGGATGTACCGCACGGGTGACCGGGCCCGCTGGAACGGCGAGGGCGAACTGGAGTTCGCCGGCCGCGCGGACGAGCAGGTGAAGATCCGTGGTTTCCGGGTCGAGCCCGCCGAGATCGAGGCGACTCTGTCCCAGCACGGCGGTGTGGCCCAGGTCGCCGTCGTCGCACGGGACACCGGTGGCGCCGAGGGTGGCACCCAGTTGGTCGCGTACGTCGTACCGGTCGCCGCCGGCGGGATCGGCAACGCTGACGGCGACCTCGACTTCAGCGCCGGCCTGACCGCCGGTGACCTGCGGGCCTTCCTGACCGCCAGGGTTCCCAGTCATCTCGTCCCCGCGGCTTTCGTGTTCCTGGACCGCCTCCCGCTGAGCGGGAGCGGCAAGCTGGATCGGTCCGCCCTGCCGAAACCCGAGTTCGGCGGCGGTCCCTTCCGGGCGCCCCGGACCGACGACGAGCATGCGCTCGCGGAGGTCTTCGCCGAGGTGCTCGGGATGACCCGGATCGGTCTCGACAGCGACTTCTTCGCCATCGGTGGCGACAGCATCCGGGCCATTCAGGTCGTCTCCGGTGCCCGGGCCCGGGGACTCGTGGTGACTCCCCGGGACGTCTTCGAACGCCGCACGGTGGCCGCGCTGGCCGAGGCGGTCGCGCAGCAGACCGAGGCGCCGGTGCTCGAAGAGCTGGAGGGTGGTGGCGTCGGCCGGATGCCGTTGCCGCCGATGGCCCAGTTGATCGCCGAGCGCGGCCCCGGCCTCGGCAAACTGGCGCAGTGGCTGGTGCTCGAAGTGCCGGCCGAGTTGACCGTCGATACCCTGGCGGTTGCCCTTGGCAACCTTATGGACCACCACGACGTACTGCGTGCGCGGCTGGACGCCGACGGTCTGGTCGTCGGCCCGGCGGGCTCGATCGATGCTGCCCGGCTGCTGACCCAGGTCCAGTGGGAAGGCGACTGGAGTTCACCGGCCTGGCAGGACCGATTGGAGTCCGAGGCAACAAACGCCGTACGGCGGATCGACGCCACCCAGGGCTCGTTGCTGCAGGCCGTGCTGTTCAACTCGCCGGGCACGGCGTCGGCCAGGTTGTTGCTCGCGGCCCATCACTTGATCATCGACGGCGTCTCGTGGCGAGTGCTGCTGCCTGATCTGGTGACGTCCTGGCAGGCAGCCCGGAGCGGAGTCGAGCCGAGCCTGCCTGCAGTGACTACGTCGCTGCGACGGTGGCTGCATGCGCTCGCTGATGAGGCGGCCGACCCCGATCGGGTCGCCGAACTGAGTCACTGGACGGACCTGCTCGACCAGCCGACCGAAGTGATCGGCAACCGGCCACTCGACCCTGCGGTCGACCTCACCCGTACTGCGAAGACGGTCCGGGTCGAGCTGCCGGCCGGGCTGACCGCGGAGCTGCTCGACAAGGTGACCGCCGCCTACCACTGTGGTGTCGACGAGGTGTTGCTGACGGCGCTGGCGTTGGCCCTGCGCGTCAAGGCGGACGCTACTCGTAGTACCGGGACCCCTGTGGTGCGGTTGGAAGGCCATGGTCGTGAGGAAAGCCTTGCGCCGGGGGCCGATCTGTCTCGCACTGTCGGGTGGTTCACGACGCTGCATCCGGTCCGGCTGGACGTTGCACAGGTCGACCTGCGTGGTGCGATGAGTGGTGGCCAGGCCGCGGCGGCCGCACTGATGGCGGTCAAGGAGCAACTTCGTTCGGTACCGGAGAAAGGCATCGGCTACAGCCTGCTCCGCTTCGCGAACCCGGAGACGGCCGTTGTGCTCAGCCGCCGGCCCGCGGACGAGATCGGCTTCAACTATCTGGGTCGCTTCAGCTGGGAAGGCTGGGCGCTCGCGCCGGAGCGTCCTGAGCTGGTCGCGGCGCCGGCCGCCGAGATGCCGCTGTTGTCCTCCCTCGAACTCAACGCGGTGGTCGGCCAGGGGAGTGACGGCGAGCAGTTGGTCGGCCTGTTCACCTTCGCCACCGGCGTGCTGGCCGAGGATGAGGTCGAAGAGCTGGCCGGCAGTTGGTGTGCGGCTCTGCAGAGCCTGGCGACCAACGTCGACAACGGGGGCAGCGGGCTGACGCCGTCCGACGTACCGATGGTGAACGTCACCCAGCCGGAGCTGAACGGCTGGCAGGAGCGCTATGGCCGGCTCGCCGACGTCTGGCCGCTCACGCCGCTGCAGTCGGGCCTGCTGTTCCACGCGATGCTGGCCGGTACGACGTTCGACGCTTATCAGACCCAGTTCGTCTTCCGGCTCGCTGGGCGAGTGGATCCGGCGCTCATGCGGGATGCGGCGCAATCCCTGCTAGACCGGCACCCGAACCTGCGGGTGGCGTTCGTGCCCACCCTCACCGGTGACAAGGTGCAGGTGCCGGTGGACGAGCTTCAGGTGCCTTGGCAACACGTCGATCTCACTGGCGTGGCCGGCAGCGAGGTGGAGTTCGATCGCATCCTGGCCGAGGAGCGCGCTACCCACTTCGACCCGGCGGCACCTCCGCTGCTGCGCTTCACCCTGGTCACGCTCGAGCCAGATCGCGCCGAGCTGGTCCTGACGGCTCATCACGTGTTGTTCGACGGATGGTCGTTGCCGCTGATCATGCAGGAACTCATGCGCCTGTACGCCGCCGGCAGCGACGTAGCGGCAGTGCCGCGGAAACGGAGCTACCGCGACTTCCTTCAGTGGTTGTCACGTTACGACCGCGATGCCGGAGCCCGGGCCTGGGCCGCCGAGCTGGGGTCGGTACAGGAACCGACGCTGCTCTCGGCCGCCATCTCGACGCCTGCAGGCGAGAATCGATCCAGCGGAGTCGGCCAGGTGGACCTGGCCCTCTCAGCTGAGGACTCAGGCTTGCTGTCGCAGCGCGCCGCCGAAGCCGGCGTGACGCTGAACACCGTGGTCCAGGTGGCCTGGGCGCTGGTGATGGCAGAGCTCACCGGTCGCCAGGAGGTGCTGTTCGGCACCACCGTTTCCGGACGGCCCGCCGACCTCGATCGGGTCGACGCGATGATCGGCCTGTTCATCAACACCGTGCCGGTGCGGATCGACTGTACGCCGGGCGCGACCGTCGCCGGCCTGCTCGCCACGGTGCAGAACAGCCAGGCAAGCCTGCTTGATCACAACCACTACGGACTGGGCGACATCCAGCGCGCGAGCGGACTGAGCACGCTGTTCGACACCCTCGTGGTCTTCGAGTCCTTCCCGGTCGACCGGGCCGGTCTGACCGAGGCAACTTCGTCGGCCGGGATCGCGGTCACCGGCATCCGCCCGTACGCCGCGACGCACTACGCCGCGACCGTCCTGGCAGCGGCTGAGCCGCACCTTCGTCTCAGCCTGCAGTACCAGCCCGACGTACTCGACGAGTCTGCCGCGGAACGACTGGCCGACCGGCTGACCCGCGTCCTGCGGCAGTTGGCCGTCGATCCGAGCACGACCGTGCGCCAGATCGACGTACTGACCGAGGACGAGCGGGACGGACTGGTACGGACGCTCAACCAGACGGCGGTGGATCTGCCGGAGGTGACGGTTCCGGACCTCCTTGCCGAACAGGCACGCAACACTCCTGAGTTGGTCGCTGTCGAAGCGGAGGGCCGCACGCTCACCTACCGGGAGCTGCACCAGAAGGCGAACGTGCTGGCGCACCAGTTGATCAGGCGTGGCGTCGGCCCCGATGCCGTGGTCGCCGTCGCGCTCCCGCGGACGGTCGATCTGCTGGTCGGGCTGCTCGGCGTCGTCAAGGCCGGCGCGGCGTATCTGCCGGTCGATCCGAACTACCCGAGCGAACGAGTCGCGACAGCGCTGGCGTCGGCCCGGCCGCTGTTCGTCGTGACGGACGCCGACACCGATGGCCTGGTGCCGGTGGCCGACATCCCGCGGCTCTACCTCGAAGACGTACTGACCACCCCGGACGCGAGGTCGGACGAGCCGACCGACGCAGATCGCGGCCGGCCGTTGCGGCCGGACAACCTGGCCTACGTCCTGACCACCTCCGGGACGACAGGCATCCCCAAAGGCGTGGCGGTGACGCAGCGGGTGCTCGTCAACGCCGTGCTCCGGATGCGTGACTACCTGGCCGAGCCGCCAGGCTCGAAACTGCTCTCCGGTACGTCGGTCGGTTTCGACATCTCGGTCTGGGAACTGTTCGCCACGCTCTGCTCCGGCGGCTGCGTCGAACTGGTCCGGGACGTCCTGGTGGTCGGGGAGCGCGATCACTGGCAGGGCGGAGTGATCAGCACCGTCCCGTCGGCCTTCGCCGAACTGGTCGACCAGGTCGGCGAGCGGCTGCAGGTCGGTACCGTCGTACTCGGTGGCGAGACGTTGACGAACGCGCTGATCGAACGCGCGCGAGCCGTCCTGCCCGACGTACGGATCATCAACACCTATGGGCCGAGCGAGACCTTCTACACCACGGCGTTCACGTTGGAGGCGGGCCGGTCGTGGACCCAGGGCGCGAGCCTGCCGATCGGTGGCCCGCTCGGCAACATGCAGCTCTATCTCCTCGGACCGGGGCTCAAGCCGGTCCCGCCCGGAACCCTCGGTGAGCTGTACGCCGCCGGGGCCGGGGTCGCTCGTGGGTACTACGGACGTCCCGGGCTGACCGCCGAGCGCTTCGTGCCGAACCCGTTCGGCGCGCCGGGGGAGCGGATGTACCGCACCGGTGACAAGGCGCGGTGGAGTGCCGACGGCGAACTGGAGTTCGTCGGACGGGTCGATCACCAGCTCAAGCTCCGGGGTTTCCGGATCGAGCCGGCCGAGATCGAGTACGCGCTGGCCGCTCATCCCACGGTGCGTCAAGCGGTCGTCGTAGCGCGGGAGGATCAGCCGGGCGATCTGCGGCTTGTGGCCTACGTGACTCCGGAGACGGAGGACGACCAGCCAGTGGCCGAGGAGCTGCGGACCTTCGTCGGCGGGCGGCTTCCGGCGTACATGGTGCCGGCGGCGGTCGTCGTGCTGACCGCGTTGCCGCTGACGCCGAACGGGAAGCTGGATCGTTCGGCCCTGCCCCGGCCGGAGTTCGGTGGCGGCGTCTACCGCGCGCCCGGTACGCCGCAGGAGGAGGTGCTGTGTGGCCTGTTCGCGGACGTGCTCGGGGTCGAGCGGGTCGGGGTGGACGACGACTTCTTCGCGCTCGGCGGACACTCGCTGCTCGCCACCAGACTGGTCGCGCGGGCCCGGGCCGTGCTCGGGGTGGAGATCCCGATCCGGACGGTGTTCTCGGAGCCGACCGTCGCGGGGCTGGCCGCTCAGCTGACCGGTTCCACCGGCGCCCGGCTCGAACTGCGGCGCGCGGTCCGGCCGGAGCCGTTGCCGCTTTCGTATGCGCAGCAGCGGTTGTGGTTCATCGACCGATTCGACGGACCGTCGTCGACCTACAACATCCCGCAGGTCCTGCGACTCCGGGGCCGGCTGGACGCCGTGGCGCTGCGAGCATCCCTGCAGGATGTGGTGGCACGCCATGAAGCCCTGCGCACGGTCTTCGGGGAGAGCGACGGACGTCCCCACCAGACAGTGATCCCGCCGGAAGAAGCGGAGCTGTTCTGGGAGGACCGGGGCTTCGTCGAACCTGCTGCCGTGGCTGAGGTGGTGTCCGGCGTCGCGGGCTACCAGTTCGACCTGTCGGCGGATCTTCCGCTGCGAACCACCCTGTTGCGAAGCGGCCCCGAGGACTTCGTCCTCGTGCTGGTTCTCCATCACATCGCCGGCGACGGTGGTTCGATGGCGCCGCTGGCTCGCGACCTGTCGGCGGCCTACCGCGCTCGCACGGCCGGCGATGCTCCGGGATGGCCGGAGCTGCACGTGCAGTACGCCGACTATGCCCTGTGGCAAAGGCAGCTGCTGGGTGAAGAATCGGATCCGCGGAGCCTGCAGTCGGTGCAGGCCGCCTACTGGCGGGACGAACTCGAAGGTGTCCCGCAGCCGCTGGCGCTGCCGACCGACCGGCCGCGGCCGGTGGCCTCCAGCTTCCGCGGCGGAATCGTGGACTTCGCGCTGCCACCGGAGTTGCTGACCGGCGTCGAGGAGCTGGCCCGCGCTCGTGGGGTCACGGTCTCGATGGTCTTCCAGGCAGCGCTCGCGGTGCTGCTGCACCGGATGGGCGGCGGCGACGACCTGACCATCGGTTCGCCGATCGCGGGCCGGACCGACGACGCGCTCAACGACCTGATCGGGTTCTTCGTCAACACCTGGGTACTGCGGGTCCGGCCGCGGCCCGATCGCGGTTTCGACGGGTTGCTGGACGAGGTCCGCGGCCAGGCACTGGCGGCGTACGACAACCAGGACGTGCCGTTCGAGCGGCTGGTCGAGCTGCTGCGGCCGGAGCGGTCGACGGCGCATCACCCCTTGTTCCAGGTGATGTTCGCCTGGCAGAACAACGTGCGGCCCGACCTCGAACTGCCCGGCCTGGACGTGTCGATCGAGCCGGTCACGACGGGCACGGCCAAGTTCGACCTGTTCTTCAATCTGGCTCCGGACAGCACCGGACGGTCGGTGGCCGGCGGCATCGAGTACGCGACCGACCTGTTCGACCGATCCACCGTCGAGGAGATCGCGGCCCGCTTCGTCCGGGTCGTCGAGCAGGTCGTCAGCGACCCGCTGCAACGGGTCGGCGCGGTCGACGTGCTGAGTACGGGAGAGCGCGACCTGCTGCTCAACGGTCTGAACGACACCACGACGGCAGTCGAGCCGGCCACGGTCACGACGTTGTTCGAGCGGCGGGTACGCGAGACGCCGGACGCACCGGCCGTGAGCTGCGGCGACCGGACCACGTCGTACGGCGAACTGAACCGGCGCGCGAACCGACTGGCCCGATGGCTGGCCGCTCAGGGCGTCGGACCCGAGTCCCGGATCGCGGTGTTGTTGCCACGGTCAACCGATCTGGTGGTCGCGTTGCTGGCGATCCTCAAGGCCGGTGGATCATACGTACCGGTCGATCCCGACTACCCGGCGGCGCGGGTCGAGTTCGTGGTGTCGGACTGCGCACCGGTCCTCGTCCTGGACGAAGAACGGCTGGCCGCCGCGGATCTGGCGGCGTACGGCGAGGACGATCTGCTCGTGCCGGTCGCGATGGCGAACACGGCGTACACGATCTACACGTCTGGTTCGACCGGGACCCCGAAGGGTGTCGTGATCGAGCACGGGGCGCTGGTGAACTTCCTGTCGTCCATGCAGGACAAGTTCAGTCTGTCGGCCGGTGACCGGCTGCTGGCGGTCACGACGGTCGCCTTCGACATCGCCGGGCTGGAACTCTTCCTGCCGTTGCTGGCCGGCGCGAGCGTGGTCCTGGCCGGCAAGGAGCAGGTCTCGCAGCCCGCGGTCGTCCTCGACCTGATCGAGCGGGCCCAGGTGACGATCATGCAGGCGACGCCGTCGCTGTGGCAGATGCTGGTCACCGAGGACCCGGCACGACTGGCCGGTCTGCGGGTGCTCACCGGTGGTGAGGCGCTGCCGGCCGCGCTGGCCGAAACGGTCTGCAAGCAGGCAGCGAAGGTGACCAACCTCTACGGGCCGACCGAGACAACCATCTGGTCGACCGTCGCCGAGGTGGTGCCGGGTACCGCGCCGACCATCGGGCGCCCGATCGGCAACACCCAGGTCTTCGTCCTGGACGCGTCCCTGCAACCCGTGCCCGCCGGTGCACCCGGCGATCTGTGGATCGCCGGTGACGGTGTCGCTCGCGGGTACCACGGCCGCCCCGGGCTGACGGCCGAGCGGTTCGTCGCCAACCCCTTCGGCGAGCCGGGCAGCCGGATGTACCGCACCGGCGACACGGCTCGCTGGAACAGCGCGAACGAACTCGAGTTCGTCGGCCGGACCGATCACCAGCTCAAGGTCCGCGGCTTCCGGATCGAGCCGGCCGAGATCGAGGCGGCGCTGACCGACCATCCCGCGGTGCACCAGGCCGTAGTGGTCGCCCGGGAGGACCAGCCGGGCGACGTCCGGCTGGTCGCCTACGTGACCCGGACCGGTGACGGGACTCCGGCCACCGACGAGCTGCGGGCCTCGGTGGGCGCGCGGCTTCCGGCGTACATGATCCCGGCGGCGGTGATGGTGCTGGCCGAACTGCCACTGACCCCGAACGGGAAGCTCGACCGCTCGGCCCTGCCGCGGCCCGAGTTCGTCGGTGGGGCCTACCGGGCGCCCGGGACGCCGCTGGAGCAACAGTTGTGCGCCCTGTTCGCGGACGTGCTGGGCATCGAGCGGATCGGCGTGGACGACGACTTCTTCGCGCTCGGCGGCCACTCGCTGCTGGCCACCCGCCTGGTGGCCCGGGCCCGGACCGTGGTCGGGATCGAGATTCCGATCCGGACCGTGTTCGCGGCGCCCACCGTCGCCGGCCTCGCCCAGCGCTGCAAGGACCTGACCGCCCCCGTTCGGAAGCCACTGCGCCGGATGACCGAAAGGTGA